The window TTCGGTCTTGACGTTGAACGCGATTTCCTCGCGTTCGCGTGCCTCTTCGACCGGAATCTCTTCCCACGACACGTCACGGGCGTCCCAGACTGCTCGGTTGACGAGGCGTTCTAACTCGACGAGTGCCGTGTCGTCGACGTCAGTCGTCGTCTCGAAGTCGACGCGGACTTTCTCGTCGGAGATGCCGAACCCACCGTAGCCGAGTTCGTCGAAGATGTGGCGTGCGGCCCCGTAGAGCACGTGGCTCGCAGTGTGCGCCCGCATACAGTAGGTCCGGAAGTCGTCGTCGACGACGCCGGTCACCTCGTCGCCAACCGAGAAGGTCGGTTCGGTGGCGAGTTCGTGGACGACGACTCCGTCCGCTGCTCGGACGTGGACGACTTCGGTGTCGCCGAGCACACCACGGTCGGACGGTTGCCCACCGCCTTCGGCGTAGAAGTACGTCTCGTCGAGGACGACAGACTGGCCGTCGACGTCGGTGACTGTCGCCTCGAACGCCCGAACCGTCGGGTTGTCGGATGCGAGAGAGGATGACATGTGGGCGTCGAGACGCCCGAGGGAGAAAAATCGTGCTACTCGTCTACGAGGGTCACGTCGAGTCGCTCTTCGAGTGCGCGGATGACCGACCCGCCGACGTTCGCGCGCGTCGCCCGGCCCTGTTCGATGGCGAGCAGTTGTTTCTCTTCGAGTTCGAGTTCGTCTGCGAGTTCGTCCAGTTGCAGACCTTCGTCCTGTCGGGCAGATTCGACGATATCGCCGTATCCAGACACGAGGTACGGGAGACGGTCTTTCTCGTAGTTCGTCCCCTTCTCTTCCCAGTGCTTCGCGCTCCCCTTGGCGCTGTCGTACATCTTCGCCGTTCGCTGGGCGGCGCGTTTGCGGCGACTACGCTCAGAGTCGTCTCGTGTGGACTGCGACTGCTCGTTCTTCCGGTCGGTGTGGCGGTTCTCGCCGTGAGGGGCGCAGTCGGGACAGACCAGCAGGTTCGCACCGGCAACGTTCGCCCGGCGGAGTTTCGTGGTCGTCCGCCCGCAGAGTTCGCAACTGTCGCCACCGGAGTCACCGCCGCCCCGGTTGGTCGAATACTTAGCCATGTGGCGTGTTACTCGTTCGACCCTTTTAAACTCGCGGCACGGTGCGGGGATTCGGGTACCGATTGGACGGAGCAGAGTGAGAAATCGAGGACGGGACAGCGCCGTCGCTTGCAGTGTGAAGAGGTGGAAAACCCACGAAGGGAACTCTCTCGTGGGTGGTAGTTTCGGAAGGATTGTGCGTGGGTGATGTCCGTGTAGGGACGTCACCTGCATCTTGCGATGCGTGGGACCGGATTTGAACCGGCGGACCTCTACAGGACAGCGCCCTCAACGCTGCGCCGTTGGCCTGGCTTGGCTACCCACGCTCGCTGTGTCTTGCTGCACTCTTCGTTACCCCGCGGTAATTTAAATGACTTTCCTTTCGCCTCGACAATGTCGGGCGTTTGCAGGCGACGTAGCGGACCGATGGACAGAACGATTTTCCCGTCGCAGTCCCCCAATACGGCTATGGAGCTTCGAGCACGCGACCACGTCCGTGAACTCACGGCAATCCTCTCAGTACTCTCGCTCGCGCTGGTCTTCGGGGCGGTCCTCGGGGCGATTCCTCGGGCGGTCATCCCGCAGGCACCGGAGTCGTTCTTGAACGCGATTCCCCACGCGAACGCGGTCATCAGTACGGTCGCTATCGTGACTATCGTCACCGGCGTCCGATTCGTCCGCCGCGGAGAGGTGGAAAGACACCAGCGGATGATGCTCACTTCGTTCGTCCTCTTCGCCACGTTCCTCGTCCTCTACCTCTACAAAGTGGTCGTTCAGGGGACTGCCGAATTCCCCGGTCCCGACGCAGTCTACCAGTTCGTCTACCTGCCGACGCTGGCGATTCACATCCTCCTCGCCGTCGTCTGTGTCCCCATCGTCTACTACGTCCTGTTGTTGGCGTTGACCCGCCCGCTCTCGGAGGTTTTCAACACCCAACACGCCCGGTTCGGTCGCATCGCGGCGTCGCTGTGGCTCATCTCGTTCGTTCTCGGAAACGTCGTCTACGTCCTCCTCTACGTCGTGTACTGAGACGACAAGGGAGTTGCCTGTCCGAACCTGCGTGTCGAGAACGGTTCCCGATGCGAGAGTTGTTCGGACAGGTAGTCGGTACGTGGTGTGACCGGCAGGTCACAAAGACGGAGATGGGCGAGACGTCTCGCGTAGTTACACGTCGCCCCGTCGGTCGCATTGCACTCCGTCTGTACTCCGTTCCGTCACCCGGTTTCTGACGGGCCGAAGTACGTGTGACTGTACGAACGCGAAGGAAAAGAAACGACGCGTTGATTATGTTAGCACGCCTCCCGGTGAGAGTCACGGACGATGACAGACGACGGCAACCCACCGAAAACCAGTGTGTCAGCCACCAGTAAGGGTCTGGTGTCCGAGTCGGAAGAACTGCGCGTGTTTCAGTCGTCTGCCGGGGCGTCGGCACCGACGACAGGGCGACTGATGTCGCGGTCGGTCTCCTCGCCGTCGATGTCGTAGGGGTACTCACCGGTGACACACCCGAGACAGAGGTCGGCACGCGACTTCTCGAGGACTGCAGAGACAGCGTCGATAGAGAGATACGAGAGGCTATCGGCCTCGATGGTGTCACAGACCTCGTCGACAGACTTGTCCGAGGCGATGAGTTCCTCCCGCGTGGCCATGTTGATACCCATGTAACAGGGCGCGACAATCGGCGGCGCACCGATTCGCATGTGGACCTCTTCGGCACCGGCCTCACGGAGCAGTTGGACGAGTTGGTTCGAGGTCGTTCCGCGAACGATACTGTCGTCGATGAGGGTCACGGACTTCCCCTCGACGGTGCTCTTGATGGGGTTGAGTTTCAGGCGGACGGCGCGTTCGCGTTCGTCCTGTGTGGGCATGATGAACGTCCGGCCGACGTAGCGGTTCTTCATCAGGCCTTCGGCGAACTCGACGCTCGCGTCGTCTTCCTGTGCCGCCTCCGCGTATCCGGAGGCGAACGCCCGGCCAGAGTCGGGGACGGGCATGACCACGTCGGTGTCGACACCCGCTTCCTCCCAGAGTTTACGCCCGAGACCACGGCGCACCTCGTAGACGAGTGTGTCGTTCATCACCGAGTCGGGACGGGCGAAGTAGATGTGTTCGAAGAAGCAGTGGGCCGTGTTTTCGCGTTCGACGAGTTGATAGGAATCGAATCCGGACCCGTCGGGTTCAAGGACGACGAGTTCGCCCGGTCGAACGTCGCGGACGAGTTCGCCGTCGAGGGTGTCGATGGCGGCGGACTCGGACGCGAGGACGTAGCCGTCGTCGAGTTTACCGATGCAGAGTGGGCGATTCCCCTCTGGGTCGCGGACGCCCAGCACAGTCTCGTCGTGCATGATGGTCAGCGCGTACGACCCGTGGATTCGCTCCATGGTCCGTTTGACGGCGCGGACGAGGTCCTCTTCGAGGAGGTTGCGGGCGAGGTCGTGGGCGATGACCTCGGTGTCGCCCGTCGAGGTGAACGCGTGCCCGAAGTTCTCCAGTTCGTCGCGGAGTTCGTCGGCGTTCACGAGGTTGCCGTTGTGTGCGAGGCCGAGCGACCCCGACTTGAACGAGACGGCGAACGGTTGCGCACAGGATTTCGTCACGTCGCCGGCAGTCGGGTAACGGACGTGGCCGATGCCCGCTTGCCCGTTCAGACCGTCGAGGTCTGACGCGCTGAAAGCGTCTCCGACGAGGCCCATCTGGACGTGGCTGTGTTGTTGGAACCCGTCGTGGGTGACGATGCCTGCGGACTCTTGCCCTCGGTGCTGGAGGGCGTACAGCGAGTAGTACAGGGGTCGAGCAGCGTCTCGGTCGCCGAGTGCGACACCGACGACACCGCACTTCTCGGTTGGTCCGCTGATGTGGTGGGAGTCGTCCCGCCCATTTGCCATGGATGAAAATAGCGCGGGGAGGGGGTAAAAAACCCGTCCTTATGCAGTAACTGCGGGTTTCAACACCAGATATTATGCATAATCGTGTATTGTCTGGTGAGAGAACGAGTAGGCGCTGATGCTCCCGAGTCGGTGACGATAGCAGTCTATGCTGGGGCCAGTCAGCGATGGTCGATGAGAACGGCTCCCTACGGTGAACGATGCCTCTCTGAAAGTCTAGTGGTACCGAATGGCATGGATGAGACGACAAACCGGGAGTCAGGAACGCGGGTTGGTTGCTCGCCGGGTGACGGCGAGACAGAAGACAAAATGACGGTCAGAGACCGTCGAGAGTCGTTATTTGTCGCCGGCTTTCGACTGCCAGGCGTAGCTGCGACGCTTCTTCGACTTACCGAAGCCGCAAGACGAGCAGACCTTCTTCTTCACGTGGTAGGACTTCTCGCCACAGCGACGGCACTTCACGTGCGTCGTCTTGTTCTTCTTTCCTTGGCTGGGGGTTCCTGCACCCGTCATGCTTTGATGGTGACGACGTTATCGCCGCGTATAATGGTTGTGTCTTGGACTTGCTCGAGTTCGATATCCCCGGGCACGGTGTCTTCGTCCAGCGCTTCTTCGAGTACGACGTTCATGTGCTGGTCGTAACCAGCGAGGACGCCGAAGTATGCGTTTCCGTCCTTGAGTAGAACCGTCACCGGTTCGTCGAGTGACGCTTCGAGGACGTCGAGAGGTCGACCGCTCATGTTTCAATTCCTTCTCGTAATTATCTTAAAGGTGCCGAACCGCACGAATCGGAGAGTGTCACCGAGCGCTGGCTATCAGGCTGCTGCCTACCGAAATCGGTGTCGGGCGAGGTGAGATGGACGAATTCGTGTCAGTTCCCCGGCTCGTCTCCACTTCTCTCCCCGTTGTTGGTTTCCTCCCCGTTCTATTTACGACCGGTTGTGCGGGCGCGATGAACCCACGTAGTTTTTAGTACCCCGGTGAGTAGGTGCCGATACCAGAAACCCGCGGGTAAGTGCGGGTGCGCCCACATCGACCGGCTGGGCGCACCTCGCACGCGGGGTCAATCGACCGACGAGCTGCAAGACGCCGGGGCCGATGGCCCCCAGACACCCGTCTTTCCGTGAGCACCTTCGCCACATCGTGGCTTTCGATGCTCGGAATATCGAGATACAAACCATGGAAATCGAAATCGCAACCATAGGCGGATACGAAGAAGTCGGCCGTCAGATGACGGCCGTCCGTGCCGGAGACGACGTTGTCGTCTTCGACATGGGTCTCAACCTGTCGCAGGTCCTCATCCACGACAACGTTGAGACAGAAAAGATGCACAGCCTCGACCTCATCGATATGGGCGCCATCCCGGACGACCGTATCATGAGTGACCTCGAAGGTGACGTGAAGGCAATCGTGCCGACGCACGGCCACCTCGACCACATCGGTGCCATCTCCAAACTGGCACACCGCTACGACGCCCCCGTCGTCGCGACGCCGTTCACCATCGAACTGGTGAAACAGCAAATCGAAGGCGAGAACAAGTTCAACGTCAACAACGACCTCGTCAAGATGAGCGCCGGTGAGACGATGTCCATCGGTGACTCCGGAAAGGTCGAACTCGAGTTCGTCCACGTCACCCACTCCATCATCGACGCCATCAACCCGGTCCTCCACACGCCCGAGGGCGCAATCGTCTACGGTCTCGACAAGCGTATGGACCACTCGCCGGTCCTCGAAGACCCAATCGACATGAAGCGCTTCCGCGAGATTGGCCGCGAGGGCAACGGTGTGCTCGCGTACATCGAGGACTGTACGAACGCCGGTCGGAAGGGCCGCACGCCCTCCGAATCCGTCGCTCGTCGCCACCTCAAGGACGTCATGACCTCCGTCGAAGACTACGACGGCGGTATCGTCGCGACGACGTTCTCGTCGCACATCTCGCGCGTCTCCTCGCTCGTCGAGTTCGCGAACGACATCGGCCGACAACCTGTCCTCCTCGGTCGCTCGATGGAGAAGTACTCCGGCACCGCCGAGCGTCTCGGCTTCGTCGACCTCCCCGACGACCTCGGGATGTACGGCCACCGAAAGTCCGTCGACCGCACCTTCAAGCGCATCATGAAGGAAGGCAAGGAGAACTACCTCCCCATCGTCACGGGCCACCAGGGCGAACCGCGCGCGATGCTCACCCGCATGGGCCGCGGCGAGACGCCGTACGAACTCGACGACGGTGACAAGGTCATCTTCTCGGCCCGCGTCATCCCGGAACCGACGAACGAAGGGCAGCGCTACCAGTCCGAGCGTCTCCTGCGCATGCAGGGCGCTCGCATCTACGACGACATCCACGTCTCCGGCCACCTTCGTGAGGAAGGGCACTACGAGATGCTGCAGGCACTCCAGCCCCAGCACGTCATCCCGGCCCACCAGAACCTCAAGGGCTTCGCTCCGTACGTGGACCTCGCAGAGAGTCAGGGCTACGCCCTCGGCCGCGACGTCCACGTGACGCGGAACGGCAACATGATCCAACTGGTGGAGTGATGAGTTCGGACGCGACGGAACAGCGAGTGCTCGAGGCGATTCGCGAGCGACGCGAACTCGTCAACGACGCACTCGACGAGGACGTGCCGATGGCCGAGCCAGAACGGCTGTACGAGGCCTCTCGGTACCTCCTGAAGGCCGGTGGAAAGCGACTCCGCCCGACAGTCTCGCTCTTGACGGCCGAGTCCCTCGCGGACGTGGAACCGATGTCGGAAGACTACCGCGCGTTCCCGACGCTCACCGGGGAAGCAATCGACGTGATGATTGCCGCTGTGAGCATCGAGGTCATCCAGTCGTTCACACTCATCCACGACGATATCATGGACGACGACGACCTGCGACGCGGCGTCCCAGCAGTCCACAAAGAGTACGACACCGAAACCGCGATTCTCGCGGGCGACACGTTGTACGCGAAGGCCTTCGAACTGTTGACGAAGACGGGCGCAGACCCAGCGGCAGGCCTCGAAGCGGTCCGCCGCCTCGCCACCACCTGCACGCAAATCTGTGAGGGGCAGGCGCTCGACATCGGCTTCGAGCGACGGACCGAGGTGCTCCCCGACGAGTACCTCAAGATGGTCGAACTCAAGACGGCAGTCCTCTACGGCACCGCGGCCGCCATCCCGGCAGTCCTCATGGGTGCCGACGACGACGTCGTCGAAGCCCTCTACCAGTACGGCATCGAGTCCGGCAGTGCGTTCCAGATTCAAGACGACGTG is drawn from Haloferax litoreum and contains these coding sequences:
- a CDS encoding multiprotein-bridging factor 1 family protein; its protein translation is MAKYSTNRGGGDSGGDSCELCGRTTTKLRRANVAGANLLVCPDCAPHGENRHTDRKNEQSQSTRDDSERSRRKRAAQRTAKMYDSAKGSAKHWEEKGTNYEKDRLPYLVSGYGDIVESARQDEGLQLDELADELELEEKQLLAIEQGRATRANVGGSVIRALEERLDVTLVDE
- a CDS encoding DUF420 domain-containing protein — encoded protein: MELRARDHVRELTAILSVLSLALVFGAVLGAIPRAVIPQAPESFLNAIPHANAVISTVAIVTIVTGVRFVRRGEVERHQRMMLTSFVLFATFLVLYLYKVVVQGTAEFPGPDAVYQFVYLPTLAIHILLAVVCVPIVYYVLLLALTRPLSEVFNTQHARFGRIAASLWLISFVLGNVVYVLLYVVY
- the purF gene encoding amidophosphoribosyltransferase, producing MANGRDDSHHISGPTEKCGVVGVALGDRDAARPLYYSLYALQHRGQESAGIVTHDGFQQHSHVQMGLVGDAFSASDLDGLNGQAGIGHVRYPTAGDVTKSCAQPFAVSFKSGSLGLAHNGNLVNADELRDELENFGHAFTSTGDTEVIAHDLARNLLEEDLVRAVKRTMERIHGSYALTIMHDETVLGVRDPEGNRPLCIGKLDDGYVLASESAAIDTLDGELVRDVRPGELVVLEPDGSGFDSYQLVERENTAHCFFEHIYFARPDSVMNDTLVYEVRRGLGRKLWEEAGVDTDVVMPVPDSGRAFASGYAEAAQEDDASVEFAEGLMKNRYVGRTFIMPTQDERERAVRLKLNPIKSTVEGKSVTLIDDSIVRGTTSNQLVQLLREAGAEEVHMRIGAPPIVAPCYMGINMATREELIASDKSVDEVCDTIEADSLSYLSIDAVSAVLEKSRADLCLGCVTGEYPYDIDGEETDRDISRPVVGADAPADD
- a CDS encoding 50S ribosomal protein L37e, which codes for MTGAGTPSQGKKNKTTHVKCRRCGEKSYHVKKKVCSSCGFGKSKKRRSYAWQSKAGDK
- a CDS encoding LSM domain-containing protein; translation: MSGRPLDVLEASLDEPVTVLLKDGNAYFGVLAGYDQHMNVVLEEALDEDTVPGDIELEQVQDTTIIRGDNVVTIKA
- a CDS encoding ribonuclease J, which encodes MEIEIATIGGYEEVGRQMTAVRAGDDVVVFDMGLNLSQVLIHDNVETEKMHSLDLIDMGAIPDDRIMSDLEGDVKAIVPTHGHLDHIGAISKLAHRYDAPVVATPFTIELVKQQIEGENKFNVNNDLVKMSAGETMSIGDSGKVELEFVHVTHSIIDAINPVLHTPEGAIVYGLDKRMDHSPVLEDPIDMKRFREIGREGNGVLAYIEDCTNAGRKGRTPSESVARRHLKDVMTSVEDYDGGIVATTFSSHISRVSSLVEFANDIGRQPVLLGRSMEKYSGTAERLGFVDLPDDLGMYGHRKSVDRTFKRIMKEGKENYLPIVTGHQGEPRAMLTRMGRGETPYELDDGDKVIFSARVIPEPTNEGQRYQSERLLRMQGARIYDDIHVSGHLREEGHYEMLQALQPQHVIPAHQNLKGFAPYVDLAESQGYALGRDVHVTRNGNMIQLVE
- the idsA3 gene encoding geranylfarnesyl diphosphate synthase, with the protein product MSSDATEQRVLEAIRERRELVNDALDEDVPMAEPERLYEASRYLLKAGGKRLRPTVSLLTAESLADVEPMSEDYRAFPTLTGEAIDVMIAAVSIEVIQSFTLIHDDIMDDDDLRRGVPAVHKEYDTETAILAGDTLYAKAFELLTKTGADPAAGLEAVRRLATTCTQICEGQALDIGFERRTEVLPDEYLKMVELKTAVLYGTAAAIPAVLMGADDDVVEALYQYGIESGSAFQIQDDVLDLTVPSEKLGKQRGSDLVENKETVISLHARQQGIDVDSLVDAETAEELTEADVEAAVEELEAAGSIDYAREMAEGLTEQAKARLDVLPDNDARDLLRDIADYLITRGY